The Methylophilus sp. TWE2 region GTAGTGATCATACCCCCCTCACCCGCGGCAATGATTTTCACCGGATGGAAGGAAAACACGGTCATGGAAGAATATTTGCAATTGCCGACACGGCTGCCATCAGCATATAAACCACCTAAGGCATGCGAGGCATCCTCAATCACAACGGCACCATTTTCTTGTGCGATCTTGCTAATGGCTGGCATATCACAGGGCAAGCCACCAAAATGCACCGGAATAATGGCTGACACTTTTTTTAATGTGTGACAGGTTTGCCGTAGTGCTTCTGGAGACATATTCAGCGTCTCGGGATCAATGTCGCTGAACTGGGTTTCTGCACCGACATACTGTGCACAATTGGCGGAAGCAACAAAGGTAATGGGAGAAGTCACCACCACGCTTTCTTCGTTCAGATTGGCCGCCAGACAAGCAATATGCAAGGCTGCGGTGCCATTAGACACCGCCACGGCATATTTGGCACCTACATATTGGGCAACCTGATTTTCAAACGCTTCGACTTTGGGCCCCTGTGTCAGCGCGCCATTCCGGAGCACATCAACGACTGAAGCGATATCATCTTCATCCAGAAAATGCTTTCCGTAGAAAATTTTTTGCATGGTTAAATCTCGATTTTTTCTTTGCCTAACAGATCGATCAGATCTTGCTGTGACATCCATACCGTGTTGTTATCGCTACTATATGAAAACTGCTCTGGCACCTTTTTCCCGCCTTTTCTTTCCAGATAGGCCTGAGCATCCCACCAGTCAGAGGCTGGCTGAATCACATAATGATCATTAAACTCTGCCGTGTTGATTGCATCATCTTCGGTAATCATGATTTCATGCAGTTTTTCGCCAGGGCGGATACCAATAATTTTAGTGCTGCACTCTGGTGCAACCACTTGTGCAACGTCCATAATACCCATGCTTGGAATTTTGGGAATGAAAATCTCCCCGCCTTCCATTCTTTCCAGCGAATCCAATACAAACTTAACGCCTTGGTCCAGCGTGATCCAGAAACGCGTCATGCGCTCATCGGTAATCGGCAACACGCCTTCTGCACGTTTTTTCATAAAGAACGGGATGACACTCCCTCTGGAGCCGATGACATTGCCGTACCTGACCACTGAAAAGCGGGTTCTGTGACGCCCGGAGAGTGCATTGCCAGCCACGAATAGTTTATCCGAACATAATTTGGTTGCACCATACAAGTTGGCAGGGTTGGCTGCTTTGTCAGTGCTCAACGCAATCACGCGCTCAACGCCCTGATCAATACAGCAGTTCACAATATTTTCAGCACCAATAATATTGGTTTTAATGGCCTCCATCGGATTATATTCCGATGCGGGTACCTGCTTCATTGCAGCTGCGTGAATGACGATATCGACACCATCCAGGGCACGATTCAAACGCTCTTTATCCCTGACATCACCCAAAAAATAACGCAATCTGTCTGATGTGAGGTATTGCTGCATTTCAAACTGTTTCAGCTCATCGCGACTAAAAATGACCAGGCGCTTGACCTTTGTGGTTTCCAATACCGTTTTGATAAACCTTTTGCCAAAGGAGCCTGTTGCACCCGTGACCAATACCGATTTGCCGTCCAGAATAGACATTTAACTCTCCATCAAAGAATTTCTAATTTCATCTGCCCAACCTGAATCAAGTTGGTCTTTCAACATCATTAACTGCGCATCCAGGGACAGTATTGTAGATGATGTTGTCCTTTTTAATTTAGTATTATCCAAAGACATGTCTTTAGGCCTGATTGCG contains the following coding sequences:
- the pseB gene encoding UDP-N-acetylglucosamine 4,6-dehydratase (inverting), with product MSILDGKSVLVTGATGSFGKRFIKTVLETTKVKRLVIFSRDELKQFEMQQYLTSDRLRYFLGDVRDKERLNRALDGVDIVIHAAAMKQVPASEYNPMEAIKTNIIGAENIVNCCIDQGVERVIALSTDKAANPANLYGATKLCSDKLFVAGNALSGRHRTRFSVVRYGNVIGSRGSVIPFFMKKRAEGVLPITDERMTRFWITLDQGVKFVLDSLERMEGGEIFIPKIPSMGIMDVAQVVAPECSTKIIGIRPGEKLHEIMITEDDAINTAEFNDHYVIQPASDWWDAQAYLERKGGKKVPEQFSYSSDNNTVWMSQQDLIDLLGKEKIEI
- the pseC gene encoding UDP-4-amino-4,6-dideoxy-N-acetyl-beta-L-altrosamine transaminase, with amino-acid sequence MQKIFYGKHFLDEDDIASVVDVLRNGALTQGPKVEAFENQVAQYVGAKYAVAVSNGTAALHIACLAANLNEESVVVTSPITFVASANCAQYVGAETQFSDIDPETLNMSPEALRQTCHTLKKVSAIIPVHFGGLPCDMPAISKIAQENGAVVIEDASHALGGLYADGSRVGNCKYSSMTVFSFHPVKIIAAGEGGMITTNDEKLYKKLLRLRSHGINKLDDQFQLDDMATTHGKTNPWYYEMQELGFNYRITDIQSALGSSQMNKIDRFLARRKEIAARYDQAFAGHAQIKPCQSAWRDQSALHLYVVRIAFSERLTRQQVMTKLSEAGIHCQVHYIPVHLQPYYLHQGFAAGNYPVAEQYYAQALSLPEYYGLESHQQEYVIDTLNKVLM